One window from the genome of Haladaptatus paucihalophilus DX253 encodes:
- a CDS encoding DegT/DnrJ/EryC1/StrS family aminotransferase, whose amino-acid sequence MIPIADPEMGSEEIEATVACIEEGQLADGPEVRQFEDEFAAFCGTEFGVATSNGTTALHAAFAALGIGPGDRVVTSPFSFVASANAIRLAGAEPVFADIDPETYTLDPYATEQAVREYEADAILAVHLYGLPAEMNHLRDIAETHDLALVEDAAQAHGAEYDGRTVGSFGDAACFSFYPTKNMTTGEGGMVTTDRRDVAERAASFVNHGRTANGGYDHVRLGHNFRMTSMAAAIGRVQLSRLPKYNEARRANAAYLTDRLRDAAVKPPIEPDDCRHVYHQYTIRADDRDGLQEHLESKGVGTGVYYPTPIHEQPAYQHVDHDAPISEQMAGNVLSLPVHPGLSGDDVRTIASAIKSYE is encoded by the coding sequence GTGATTCCCATCGCCGACCCGGAGATGGGAAGCGAGGAGATAGAAGCGACCGTCGCGTGCATCGAGGAGGGCCAACTCGCCGACGGGCCGGAAGTCCGGCAGTTCGAGGACGAGTTCGCGGCCTTCTGTGGCACCGAGTTCGGCGTCGCCACGAGCAACGGGACGACCGCCCTCCACGCCGCTTTCGCGGCGCTCGGTATCGGACCGGGCGACCGGGTGGTCACGTCCCCCTTCTCGTTCGTCGCCAGCGCCAACGCCATTCGGTTGGCCGGTGCGGAGCCGGTTTTCGCCGACATCGACCCGGAGACGTACACGCTCGACCCGTACGCGACGGAGCAGGCGGTCCGGGAATACGAGGCCGACGCGATTCTCGCGGTGCACCTCTACGGGTTGCCAGCCGAGATGAACCACCTCCGGGACATCGCGGAAACCCACGACCTCGCGCTCGTCGAGGACGCCGCGCAAGCGCACGGCGCGGAGTACGACGGTCGCACCGTCGGGTCGTTCGGCGACGCGGCGTGTTTCTCCTTCTACCCGACCAAGAACATGACCACGGGAGAAGGGGGAATGGTGACGACCGACCGTCGGGACGTCGCGGAGCGCGCGGCGAGTTTCGTCAACCACGGCCGCACGGCGAACGGCGGCTACGACCACGTTCGCCTCGGTCACAACTTCCGGATGACGAGCATGGCCGCGGCCATCGGTCGCGTGCAGCTGTCGCGCCTGCCGAAGTACAACGAGGCACGACGCGCCAACGCGGCGTATCTCACCGACCGCCTCCGCGACGCGGCCGTCAAACCGCCCATCGAACCGGACGACTGTCGTCACGTGTACCACCAGTACACGATTCGCGCGGACGACCGGGACGGCCTCCAAGAACACCTCGAATCGAAGGGCGTCGGGACGGGCGTCTACTACCCGACGCCGATTCACGAACAGCCAGCATACCAGCACGTCGACCACGATGCCCCGATTTCGGAGCAGATGGCGGGGAACGTTCTCTCGCTCCCCGTTCACCCCGGACTGTCGGGGGACGACGTGCGAACCATCGCATCCGCTATCAAAAGTTATGAGTGA
- a CDS encoding nucleotide sugar dehydrogenase, with translation MSLREQTTLYASDATTEEQREAFLSGDIPVAVYGLGKMGLPLAAVYAETCGNVVGADIDPDVVSAVNRGDCHVQREPGLDELVSETVAAGALSAVESPTEAARDATIHVAIVPTPITDDDEPDLAILQSVMESIAAGLTPGDLVVVECTVPPGTTRDLLLPMLEAESDLSREEFGVAVCPERTSSGRALQDIRGAYPKVVGGVDEESTRVAELVYGELTDNEVIAVPNETTAEAVKVFEGVYRDVNIALANELAKIADAADISVNEAIETANTQPFCDIHKPGPGVGGHCIPYYPYFLIRQFDEEFSLLTTAREVNDSMPAFTVEKVAELLSEEEKSVSDSRVLVLGLTYRPGVEETRAAPARPICADLTERGADVFAADPVLPNADGFDATKLPLEALADYDFDAAVLVTDHDEFAGIDWAGFDPMVVVDGRNSLDLSWTDHRVYTIGGD, from the coding sequence GTGAGCCTCCGGGAGCAGACGACACTCTACGCGAGCGACGCGACGACCGAAGAACAGCGCGAGGCGTTCCTGTCCGGCGATATTCCGGTCGCCGTGTACGGCCTCGGAAAGATGGGCCTGCCGCTCGCGGCGGTGTACGCGGAAACCTGTGGGAACGTCGTCGGTGCGGACATCGACCCGGACGTGGTGTCGGCCGTCAATCGCGGCGACTGTCACGTCCAGCGCGAACCCGGATTGGACGAACTCGTCTCGGAAACGGTCGCGGCGGGGGCGCTCAGCGCGGTCGAATCGCCGACCGAAGCGGCGCGGGACGCGACGATTCACGTCGCCATCGTCCCGACGCCGATAACCGACGACGACGAACCCGACCTCGCCATCCTCCAGTCCGTGATGGAGAGCATCGCCGCGGGACTCACGCCCGGCGACCTCGTGGTCGTCGAGTGCACGGTGCCGCCGGGGACGACCCGGGACCTCCTGCTTCCGATGCTGGAGGCGGAGAGCGACCTGTCGCGCGAGGAGTTCGGCGTCGCGGTCTGTCCCGAACGAACGTCCAGCGGGCGCGCGCTGCAGGACATTCGGGGTGCCTACCCGAAGGTGGTCGGCGGCGTGGACGAGGAGAGCACGCGCGTCGCGGAACTCGTCTACGGCGAACTCACCGACAACGAGGTCATCGCCGTGCCGAACGAGACCACCGCGGAGGCCGTGAAGGTGTTCGAGGGCGTCTACCGCGACGTCAACATCGCGCTGGCGAACGAACTCGCCAAAATCGCCGACGCGGCGGACATCAGCGTCAACGAAGCCATCGAGACGGCGAACACCCAACCGTTCTGTGACATCCACAAACCGGGACCGGGCGTCGGCGGTCACTGCATTCCGTACTATCCGTACTTCCTCATCCGGCAGTTCGACGAGGAGTTCTCGCTGCTGACCACCGCCCGCGAGGTGAACGATTCGATGCCCGCGTTCACGGTGGAGAAGGTCGCAGAGTTGCTATCCGAGGAAGAGAAGTCCGTGTCGGACTCACGGGTGCTCGTCCTCGGACTGACCTACCGCCCCGGCGTCGAGGAGACGCGAGCGGCCCCGGCCCGACCCATCTGTGCCGACCTGACCGAGCGCGGCGCGGACGTGTTCGCGGCCGACCCGGTGCTCCCGAACGCGGACGGCTTCGACGCGACGAAACTCCCGCTCGAAGCGCTCGCCGACTACGACTTCGACGCGGCGGTGCTGGTGACGGACCACGACGAGTTCGCGGGCATCGACTGGGCCGGGTTCGACCCGATGGTCGTCGTGGACGGCCGCAACTCCCTCGACCTCTCGTGGACCGACCATCGCGTCTACACCATCGGAGGTGACTGA
- a CDS encoding acyltransferase, with amino-acid sequence MTESQSHDRTVHPDATVGYAYSDDSTSPVIGDGATIRSGTVIYDDVTIGDDFTTGHGALVREETTIGDDVIVGTNTVIDGQTTIGSHVSMQTNVYVPTNTTIGNRVFVGPAATFTNDPYPIRQSADLEGPTLEDDVSVGANATLLPGVTVGAGSFVAAGAVVTDDVPPETLAVGAPAEIRPLPESLAGGNDL; translated from the coding sequence ATGACCGAATCGCAGAGCCACGACCGGACCGTCCACCCGGACGCGACGGTCGGATACGCTTATTCGGACGATTCGACGTCGCCGGTCATCGGCGACGGTGCGACCATCCGGTCGGGAACGGTCATCTACGACGACGTAACTATCGGTGACGACTTCACGACCGGTCACGGCGCGCTCGTCCGGGAAGAGACGACCATCGGCGATGACGTTATCGTCGGCACGAACACGGTTATCGACGGCCAAACGACCATCGGATCGCACGTAAGTATGCAGACGAACGTGTACGTTCCGACGAACACTACCATCGGAAACCGCGTGTTCGTCGGCCCGGCGGCCACGTTCACGAACGACCCGTATCCGATTCGGCAGTCGGCCGACCTCGAAGGCCCGACGCTCGAAGACGACGTTAGCGTCGGGGCGAACGCGACCCTCCTTCCCGGCGTCACGGTCGGTGCCGGGTCGTTCGTCGCCGCCGGTGCCGTCGTGACGGACGACGTACCGCCGGAGACGCTCGCGGTCGGCGCACCAGCCGAAATCCGCCCGCTTCCCGAATCGCTCGCCGGGGGGAACGACCTGTGA
- a CDS encoding Gfo/Idh/MocA family protein: MSEPTNAVVIGVGSMGRHHARVYSELPEVNLVGIHDVDEANAAEVARNHGTQAVDMQTAIRAADVASIAVPTPYHYETAKQCIDGGVDVLVEKPFVADPDEGVELISRAENAGVTIQVGHIERFNPAIRTLSEIVSELDIIAIDAQRLGPPPEGRAVDVSAVMDLMIHDIDVLLSLVDDDISSVAAVGTRDNRYASASIEFDGGVVAGLTASRVTQEKVRKLSITAAECRVNVDYTNQSVEIHRHSMPEYIEDNGDLRYRHESIIERPTVENGEPLKNELRSFVRSAKNGSTPVVTGEDGLRVLEVAREIDGLASGPKEREVHLG; the protein is encoded by the coding sequence ATGAGTGAACCAACGAACGCAGTCGTCATCGGCGTCGGAAGCATGGGCCGCCACCACGCTCGCGTCTACAGCGAACTCCCCGAGGTGAACCTCGTCGGGATTCACGACGTGGACGAGGCCAACGCGGCCGAAGTTGCTCGAAACCACGGGACGCAAGCGGTCGACATGCAGACGGCCATCCGCGCCGCGGACGTCGCCTCCATCGCCGTCCCGACCCCGTATCACTACGAAACGGCGAAGCAGTGCATCGACGGGGGGGTAGACGTCCTCGTCGAGAAGCCGTTCGTCGCCGACCCGGACGAAGGAGTCGAGTTGATTTCGCGGGCGGAGAACGCGGGCGTGACGATACAGGTCGGGCACATCGAGCGGTTCAACCCGGCGATTCGAACGCTCTCCGAAATCGTCTCCGAACTCGACATCATCGCCATCGACGCCCAGCGACTCGGGCCGCCGCCGGAAGGACGAGCGGTGGACGTGAGCGCCGTGATGGACCTGATGATACACGACATCGACGTCCTCCTGTCACTCGTGGACGACGACATCTCCTCGGTCGCCGCGGTCGGGACGCGGGACAACCGCTATGCGAGCGCGAGCATCGAGTTCGACGGCGGCGTCGTCGCCGGACTCACGGCCAGTCGGGTGACACAGGAGAAGGTCAGAAAGCTCTCCATCACGGCGGCGGAGTGCCGGGTGAACGTCGATTACACGAACCAGTCGGTCGAGATTCACCGCCACTCCATGCCGGAGTACATCGAGGACAACGGCGACCTCCGCTACCGCCACGAGAGTATCATCGAGCGGCCGACCGTCGAGAACGGCGAACCGCTGAAGAACGAACTCCGGTCGTTCGTGCGGAGCGCGAAGAACGGTTCGACGCCGGTCGTCACGGGCGAAGACGGTCTCCGCGTCCTCGAAGTCGCGCGGGAGATAGACGGGTTGGCGTCCGGCCCCAAAGAACGGGAGGTGCATCTCGGGTGA
- a CDS encoding DUF7344 domain-containing protein: MASSGLSQDQVFEVLKSPRRRYALYYLRREGGVVDLSDLTDQVAVWENDTTLSGLTSEQRKRVYISLYQTHLPKLDDAGIVEYDRDAGTISLSRRARELDTYLGDVSRPAIPWDRYYLALSLGSILLVLGVWFNIYPFTLVSGIATAMIILIAYGVSAIGQYLYYRRRTVQGLPPELRRAEGQ; the protein is encoded by the coding sequence ATGGCTAGTTCCGGACTCTCACAGGACCAAGTGTTCGAGGTTCTCAAGAGTCCACGACGGCGCTACGCGCTCTACTACTTGCGGCGGGAAGGAGGTGTCGTCGACCTCTCCGACCTGACCGATCAAGTGGCCGTGTGGGAAAACGACACCACGCTGTCGGGGCTGACGAGCGAACAGCGAAAGCGCGTCTACATCTCGCTCTACCAGACTCATCTTCCGAAGTTGGACGACGCGGGTATCGTCGAGTACGACCGCGATGCGGGGACGATTTCGCTCTCGCGTCGCGCCCGCGAACTCGATACGTACCTCGGCGACGTTTCCCGGCCCGCGATTCCGTGGGACCGGTACTACCTCGCGCTCTCGCTCGGAAGCATCCTGCTCGTTCTCGGCGTGTGGTTCAACATCTACCCGTTCACGCTGGTTTCGGGCATCGCCACTGCCATGATAATTCTCATCGCGTACGGGGTTTCGGCCATCGGGCAGTACCTCTACTACCGACGCCGAACCGTGCAGGGACTACCGCCGGAACTGCGGCGAGCGGAAGGCCAATAA